Within the Oncorhynchus masou masou isolate Uvic2021 chromosome 1, UVic_Omas_1.1, whole genome shotgun sequence genome, the region GACTATCTTGAGATGGCGAGTCAGTCGGGAAAGGAGAAGTGCTCAACTTCAAAACTTTGTTCTCTCCATAGCAAAGCTAGCTTAGCTTACATCGCTGTACTCCCTACTGCACTTGTTTATTGTGATTGAATGGCAAAAACACACCCAAAGCACACTCACATCAAACCACGCCCCAAGACATCTCTTATTTGCCTTCAGCCATTTCTTAATAAGCATGGAttaaaaacaaggccaaatcaggAAGCGCAGTCGCCCTTCCAACAAAAAAAAATCAGTTTCATGTTTTGAAAACGTCTTTTCTGAACACCAAGTATGTGACCTTATTTAAACTAAAAGTGATCAGCTGGTCCTTATGAGCACTTTTCTTACTATGCAGACTGATTGAATTTACCCCATATTCTCATTAATTTGCCTCTCCAGATGAAATAGAGGAATAGCATACTGTACCGCTGGTCTCAGGTCTCTTGCAGCGAATCTGTATGTGTTGATCTCCATCTTTATTGTCTCCATCTTTATTGTTCTCTCTCATCAGCACCAGTTTGTCTCCAGAGCTGAGCAGGCAGTGGTCCTTCCCTATCCAGTGAGTCGGGTAGAGGGAGCACGTCTTGATGATCAGCctgaaatacaaataaatgttGTAAATAACCACATATTTTATCTATCAATAGTTTATTTGTAAAACCATATAAACTGCACATAAATATTTATTTAGGAACATTTGTGACAATTAAAGTGAAACATCCAGGCAATGAAATGGTAGACTAGATTCCAATGCTACCTGTGGAAGAAGCCATGAGGGATCTCAGGTAGAAAGTAAACACAGACATTTATATCATCCAGCTTGTCTTCTCCCCACATCTGCACCACCATTTGATTGTCCTGCAGGTAGCTGGGGAAGAGACATGCTCCATCCAGATGACCCATGGCCAAGTTGGATGACTTCCACTGCTTCTCCCCGGGTTTGAACTCCGGGGCCGACGGGTTCAGGGGACTACCCACCTTAGCCGGGAGACAGACCTCAAAGTGCTGCAGGAGGCTAAGTAGCGCCCCCTCCTTAGTCCTACttcccaccacctcctccaccaggtCTTCATCGTCCATTCGCAGCCGCCTCAGTTCTCTGCGTACCAGGATCCGTGTGGCCGCGTTGTGCAGGGTGCCCTTCTCCTTGAAGTCATCCACCCACGTGCCCCGGTGGACCAATAGGTTGCCCTCCTTCCGCAGCTCGTCTCTGGGGATGGCTTCCATCTGCTTGACCAGGTCGTGCCTCACGATGGTCTGGGTTAGTAGAAAAGAGAGACGTTGGTAATAGGagtacggtgtccatattaggacagtagTCAGCGGGGCTCTGGCTCAACTTTCATGGAAATATGATGTTGTTCTGATATGGACACCGTACTGGAGAAGACTTTAAATACAACACTGTAATTCAAATAGATTACAGCATGTTCACTTTGCTACTTAATTGTGCCACCTACAgtgtcttgcaaaagtattcacccccctttttccctattttgttgcattacaacctgtcatttaaaaggatttttatttggatttcatgtaatggacatacacaaaatagtccaaattggttaagtaaatgacaaaaatgaaatacggaaaagtggtgcgtgcatatgtattcaccccctttgctatgaagcccctaaataggatatggtgcaaccaattaccttcagaagtcacatagttagttaaataaagtccacctgtgtgcaatataAGTGTCACATAATTTGTCACATGATCTTAGTAAAAGAAAGGCCCCAGAGtcctgcaacaccaccaagcaagcggcacaatAAAGACCAAGGAGATCGCCAAAcaagtcagggacaaagttgaggagaagtacagatcaaggtTGGGTTATAAAAGAATATCAGATACTTTggacatcccacagagcaccatcaAATCCGttataaaaaaaatgaaagaacatggcaccacaacaaacctgccaaaagagggccgcccaccaaaactcacagaccaggcaaggagggtattaatcagagaggcaacaaagagaccaaagacaaccctgaaggagctgcaaagctccacagcggagattggattTATtagtccataggaccactttaagccgtacactctacagagctgggctttacgaaaGAGTGGCCAAAAAAAAAgcatgtttggtgtttgccaaaaggcacgtgggagacttccaaacatatggaagaaggtactctggtcagatgagactaaaattgagctttttggccatcaaggaataCGTCttgaatgatggatggcgctaaatacagggaaattcttgagggaaacctgtttcagtcgtccagagatttgagactgggacggaggttgaCCTTACAGCagtacaatgaccctaagtatactgctaaagcaacactcgagtgatttaaggagaaacatttaaatgtcttggaatggcctagtcaaagcccagacctcaatccaattgacaatctgtgatatgacttaaagatttctgtacaccagcggaacccatccaacttgaaggaggtGGAAAGGTTTtgacttgaagaatgggcaaaaatcccagtgcacagatgtgccaagcttatagagacacccCAAGacacttacagctgtaattgctgcaaaaggtggttctacaaagtattgactttggggggtgaatagttatgcacgcttatttcttatttgtttcacaataaaaaatatcttgcatcttcaaagtggtaggcatgtagtgtaaatcaaatgatacaaacctcccagaaatccattttaatttcaggttgtaagacaacaaaaaagcaaaaatgccaagggggggtgaatactttcgcatgcCACTGTactcaaagcacacttaacctaATCATGGAGAGCTACAGGGACAGGAAATACCAGGTCTTGCTCTAGCCCAGCACAAAaatacctgattcaactaattgaGAGTATGCATTTGTCAAATACTGGGCAAAAAGCCTCCGTACCCCTGTAGCTCTCCTGGACCAAGTATCGTTGATCATTCATTTAGAGGTTTTCTTTCCGTCACCCTCAGGTCTCACCTTGAAGAGTGAGATGAGAAAAGATGGCTGAATGAACACCCTATCCTTCAGAGCAGGGATCTCCTCGTACCACACGATGATGCCGATACGATGGAGATAGCGTAGGATGGAGTGGACGTTCTCCTCGCCCAACTCAAGGTGCCGAATGAGGTCACTCAGAAGGTCATCGAAAGAAACTATTCCTGGTGTTGAGGAAAAGAGACGTCTGATTAGAGTAATGTGACCTAGTTATAATACCTCATTGTGTCGATATTAGGACAAGCACAATTTGACTGTCCTAACATGGACATATGTCAGTATTGATAATGTAATTATTAAAAATGCAATTAACAGCGTTGAAGTTGATTTCATTTCAATTCAGTAACTTGAGAAAGTTAATTATAAAATTACAATTCAAAAGCCATTAACTTTCAATagggattaaaaaaaaaaactttaaataACTTACCGTGTTGAGGTATTTGGTTTTGTTTCACTAGGTCATGAATGACTAACTCAACTTCTTTGTAGCTTTTGGGCAGGGTCCTTTCAGCACATGGGAATGTGTCCTTTGTTAAGATATGCCTCACAATGTGCTCCTTGAGCTTGACAATGTCCTCATGCATAGTGCAGTCAATAGGTACAAGTTCCAGGACCTGCAAACACATTAGAAACCAATTCATATACTTGCAGATCAAATGTTAGGCCACTTCAAAGAGCAAACACGCTTTACAACACTCAAATTAGGACACAATACCTGTAAATGATACTCCATAAGCCGGTCAAGTTCGCTCATCTGTTCAGAAAACAGAGAGGGGTCTATATTGCCCTTCAGGTTCTTCTGCTGTAGTTGTAAAACCTCCTTCCTTTCTTTGAGCATGACTCGAACATTCTCCTCGAtgtgtctcttcttctccctcacCTCATCTTGGTCTTGACACTGGTCACAATGAGTTCCCACCAGTAAGACCACAGAGGCAGGGACGCGAAGCTGGATGTTATTGATCCAGAAACACACCTTCTCTTTGAAAGACTGGGGGTCTTCCATGTTGTAGCTGAGACATTACAAAGATACATTTTGACATGTAAGGCAAGGTCATACCCAAGTCAGTAAAACCAACAAACTATATTCATCAATATACTGTACTATCAATAAAGCATTAGTGATCTGTTGATGAAAATATTAGAAGACTGTAAAAGACTGTTAAATGACAAATGTCAGTTTCCCACAAATTAACACGTGTGCACAGTGATCTCCATCAACTGACATGTTTACCTGGCCAAATCAACAGCGAGGATAACGAGGGCTCTGGGGGTGATGAAGACGTGATGCGTCAGGTAGTATTCTTCCTGCCCTGCGAAGTCCCAGAATAGGAACCGGATCCCCTCCATATCCATCTCACTGATCTCTATCCCCTCCGTTCTGTCCTCCTCATCTACCCTCACAGCCTCCCCTGCTTCATACTACGACACAGCGTGGACTTTCCAGCCATGGAGGAACCCAGGAACATGGTCTTGACTGTCCAGGCTGTGGTGTGCGTGTCAGGGCCTTCCTCCTCCATCATGGCAAAGTAGCTCTGAATGTCTCTCACTCCTCCGTCACACACCTCCTCTGGGGGGGTCCTCAGCGGGTTCCCTGTGGCCTTGAACAGGGTCAGCTCCGAGTTCCCCTCCTGGAACAGCTGGGCTGGAAGTTCAGTCAGGCTATTCCGATCTACAAACAGCTCCTTGAGTTTAGGTAGCCCCACCACTGCCTGGATGTCCTTCAGGCAGTTATTGGACAGGTTGAGGTAGGTGAGGCTGTGACATTGACTCAGGTCCACTGGGAGTTTGGCCAGACGGTTGGTGCTGAGCTTGAGGAACTGTAGCTTCCCCAGATGAGGGAAGACATCTTCAGGGATGACCTTGATGTTATTCTGGTTCATGTAGAGCCGCTCCAGAAGTTTCAAAGATCTAAACTCCAGGGGAAAGTCCATCAGCTCATTCTTGGAGAGGTTGAGGTCTCTCAGGTTTACCAGGTTGGAGATCCAATTGAGCTGTCTCAGTTTGTTCCTTTGGAGGTCCAACCTTCTGACCTCGTCAGCATGCTCCAGGAGAATCGGAGGGACGGACTTCAGTTTTCTACCAGACAGGTCCCAATCTTTCTTACTCTGCCCAGTACCTAAAATGACATACATGTTAGGGAGACCTTGCCATGAAGGCATCTTATTCACACTGTTAAAGCAGTATATATTCAGGACAAACAATTAAATGTTGTTACATTGAGGAGCGGCACTTAATACACTTTTATAATCTAATCTGTAATCTATCCACAATAAAAACAGATTATGTCTGGCCACAACAGCATCAACATCTTTGAAGTCTCCTATCAACAGTAGTTACAAGACTGAATTAATGTGTGAGGTTTCCACACAAACAAATAAGGAGTATGACTCATTgatttacaaaacattaggaacaccttcctaatattgagttgcaccccattttgccctcagaacagtctcaatttgttggggc harbors:
- the si:ch211-210p4.6 gene encoding LOW QUALITY PROTEIN: malignant fibrous histiocytoma-amplified sequence 1 homolog (The sequence of the model RefSeq protein was modified relative to this genomic sequence to represent the inferred CDS: inserted 1 base in 1 codon) — encoded protein: MSRPNGTGQSKKDWDLSGRKLKSVPPILLEHADEVRRLDLQRNKLRQLNWISNLVNLRDLNLSKNELMDFPLEFRSLKLLERLYMNQNNIKVIPEDVFPHLGKLQFLKLSTNRLAKLPVDLSQCHSLTYLNLSNNCLKDIQAVVGLPKLKELFVDRNSLTELPAQLFQEGNSELTLFKATGNPLRTPPEEVCDGGVRDIQSYFAMMEEEGPDTHTTAWTVKTMFLGSSMAGKSTLCRSMKXGEAVRVDEEDRTEGIEISEMDMEGIRFLFWDFAGQEEYYLTHHVFITPRALVILAVDLASYNMEDPQSFKEKVCFWINNIQLRVPASVVLLVGTHCDQCQDQDEVREKKRHIEENVRVMLKERKEVLQLQQKNLKGNIDPSLFSEQMSELDRLMEYHLQVLELVPIDCTMHEDIVKLKEHIVRHILTKDTFPCAERTLPKSYKEVELVIHDLVKQNQIPQHGIVSFDDLLSDLIRHLELGEENVHSILRYLHRIGIIVWYEEIPALKDRVFIQPSFLISLFKTIVRHDLVKQMEAIPRDELRKEGNLLVHRGTWVDDFKEKGTLHNAATRILVRRELRRLRMDDEDLVEEVVGSRTKEGALLSLLQHFEVCLPAKVGSPLNPSAPEFKPGEKQWKSSNLAMGHLDGACLFPSYLQDNQMVVQMWGEDKLDDINVCVYFLPEIPHGFFHRLIIKTCSLYPTHWIGKDHCLLSSGDKLVLMRENNKDGDNKDGDQHIQIRCKRPETSEEFRRSWDLFLSVMTKLVELSRQWPGLSQHVHTPCKEKGCTAYFVWRDWQDLPISDIYVLVQEDKQLCRNGHTRRTELLFPKDPVVNKSKGQ